The following are encoded in a window of Polynucleobacter sp. AP-Kolm-20A-A1 genomic DNA:
- the ilvC gene encoding ketol-acid reductoisomerase — MKVFYDKDADLSLIKGKKVTIIGYGSQGHAHALNLKDSGVNVTVGLRKDGASWSKAANAGLTVKEVGEAVKDADVVMMLLPDEQIADVYNKEVHGNIKQGAALAFAHGFNVHYGQVQPRADLDVIMIAPKAPGHTVRGTYAQGGGVPHLIAVYQDKSGSARDVALSYATANGGGRAGIIETNFREETETDLFGEQAVLCGGAVELIKAGFETLVEAGYAPEMAYFECLHELKLIVDLIYEGGIANMNYSISNNAEYGEYVTGPRVVTEDTKNAMRQCLKDIQTGEYAKSFILENKAGAPTLISRRRLNAEHDIEVVGAKLRAMMPWIAKNKLVDQTKN; from the coding sequence ATGAAAGTTTTTTACGATAAAGACGCTGATTTGTCCCTCATTAAGGGCAAGAAAGTCACCATCATTGGTTATGGTTCACAAGGTCACGCACACGCATTGAACCTTAAAGATTCTGGCGTTAACGTTACTGTTGGTTTGCGTAAAGATGGCGCTTCCTGGAGCAAGGCAGCGAATGCTGGTTTGACAGTTAAAGAAGTTGGCGAAGCAGTTAAAGACGCTGATGTAGTGATGATGCTTTTGCCTGACGAGCAAATCGCTGATGTTTACAACAAAGAAGTGCATGGCAATATCAAGCAGGGCGCAGCCTTGGCTTTTGCTCACGGCTTTAACGTTCACTATGGTCAAGTTCAGCCACGCGCTGACTTAGACGTGATCATGATCGCTCCTAAAGCTCCTGGCCATACAGTACGTGGTACTTATGCTCAAGGCGGCGGCGTTCCTCATTTGATCGCTGTTTACCAAGATAAATCTGGTTCAGCACGTGACGTTGCTTTGTCATACGCTACAGCAAACGGTGGCGGTCGTGCCGGCATCATCGAAACTAACTTCCGTGAAGAAACTGAAACTGACTTGTTCGGTGAGCAGGCTGTTCTTTGCGGTGGCGCAGTTGAGTTAATCAAGGCTGGCTTTGAAACTTTGGTTGAAGCTGGCTACGCTCCTGAGATGGCTTACTTCGAGTGCTTACATGAGCTCAAGTTGATTGTTGACTTGATCTACGAAGGCGGTATCGCAAACATGAACTACTCAATCTCTAATAACGCTGAGTACGGTGAGTATGTGACTGGCCCACGTGTTGTTACAGAAGACACTAAGAATGCAATGCGTCAGTGCTTGAAAGACATCCAGACTGGTGAATACGCTAAGAGCTTCATCCTTGAAAACAAGGCTGGTGCTCCAACATTGATTTCACGTCGTCGCTTGAATGCAGAACATGACATCGAAGTAGTGGGTGCTAAATTGCGCGCCATGATGCCTTGGATTGCTAAGAACAAGTTAGTGGATCAAACCAAGAACTAA
- the ilvN gene encoding acetolactate synthase small subunit gives MRHIISVLIENEPGALSRVVGLFSARGYNIDTLSVAPTEDPSLSRMTIVTFGSDDVIEQITKHLNRLVEVVKVFDLSEGPHIERELMMIKVRAVGKEREELKRTTDIFRGRIIDVTDKSYTIELTGDGAKLDAFIDSIDRASILETVRSGGSGIGRGERILKV, from the coding sequence ATGCGACATATTATTTCTGTACTCATTGAGAACGAGCCGGGCGCATTGTCACGCGTAGTAGGTCTTTTCTCAGCTCGTGGTTACAACATCGACACCTTGAGTGTTGCGCCTACTGAAGATCCTTCTTTATCTCGCATGACGATCGTGACCTTTGGGTCTGATGACGTTATTGAGCAAATTACCAAGCACTTAAACCGTTTGGTTGAAGTAGTGAAAGTGTTTGATTTGAGCGAAGGCCCACACATTGAGCGCGAGCTCATGATGATTAAGGTGCGGGCTGTAGGCAAGGAACGTGAAGAACTCAAGCGCACTACTGATATCTTCCGCGGTCGCATCATTGATGTGACCGACAAGAGTTACACCATCGAGTTAACTGGTGATGGTGCCAAATTGGATGCCTTTATTGATTCGATCGATCGCGCATCGATTCTGGAAACTGTCCGTTCGGGCGGCTCTGGAATTGGTCGTGGCGAACGCATCCTCAAGGTTTAA
- a CDS encoding 2-isopropylmalate synthase, with protein MSDKVIIFDTTLRDGEQSPGASMTKDEKVRIARQLERLKVDVIEAGFAASSEGDFQAISAVAAAVKDSIVCSLARANDKDITRAADALQAANAKRIHAFLATSPLHMAVKLRMSPEEVLEQAKRSIRFARNLASDIEFSAEDGYRSEMDFLCRVVEAVINEGASTINIPDTVGYATPELYGEFIKTLRTRVPNSDKAVWSVHCHNDLGMAVANSLAGVKIGGARQIECTINGLGERAGNTALEEIVMALRTRKDYFDMVCGIDATQIVPASKLVSQITGFVVQPNKAVVGANAFAHTSGIHQDGILKNRDTYEIMRAEDVGWSANKIVLGKLSGRNAFKQRLQELGITVEAEADLNEAFTRFKALADQKSEIFDEDIIAIMSDSAAAEEGEHYKFISLSQHSETGERPKSRVTFRMGDKEISSEAEGNGPVDASLNAIEGIAKSGAEQLLYSVNAITSGTQSQGEVTVRLAKGGRIVNGVGTDPDIIAASAKAYLSALNKLHDPSQAKLNAQMTP; from the coding sequence ATGAGCGACAAAGTAATTATTTTCGATACCACCTTGCGCGATGGAGAGCAGTCTCCAGGTGCATCTATGACCAAAGACGAAAAAGTACGCATTGCACGTCAGCTTGAACGTTTAAAGGTGGATGTTATCGAAGCGGGCTTTGCAGCTAGCTCTGAAGGCGACTTTCAGGCGATTTCGGCTGTGGCTGCTGCGGTAAAAGATTCTATTGTTTGTTCATTGGCAAGAGCTAATGACAAGGACATCACACGCGCTGCCGATGCTTTACAGGCTGCTAATGCCAAGCGTATCCATGCCTTCTTGGCAACGAGCCCATTGCATATGGCGGTTAAATTGCGCATGTCTCCAGAAGAGGTCTTGGAGCAAGCCAAACGCTCAATTCGTTTTGCTCGCAACTTGGCTTCTGATATTGAATTCTCTGCTGAAGATGGTTACCGCTCAGAGATGGATTTCTTGTGCAGGGTTGTTGAAGCTGTCATTAACGAGGGCGCAAGCACTATTAATATTCCCGATACAGTTGGTTATGCAACCCCGGAGTTATACGGTGAATTTATCAAGACGTTGCGTACTCGCGTGCCAAACTCAGATAAGGCCGTATGGTCTGTACATTGTCATAACGACTTAGGTATGGCCGTAGCCAATTCCTTGGCTGGCGTGAAGATTGGTGGCGCCCGTCAAATTGAGTGCACCATTAATGGCTTGGGTGAGCGTGCAGGCAATACCGCCTTGGAAGAAATTGTGATGGCTTTGCGTACGCGCAAAGATTACTTTGATATGGTCTGCGGTATTGATGCCACTCAAATTGTTCCGGCATCTAAATTGGTTTCACAAATTACTGGCTTTGTGGTTCAGCCCAATAAGGCAGTGGTTGGTGCCAATGCATTTGCACACACCTCTGGCATTCATCAAGATGGCATCTTAAAGAACCGCGACACCTATGAAATCATGCGCGCTGAAGATGTGGGTTGGTCTGCAAACAAGATAGTCTTAGGAAAGTTATCAGGTCGCAACGCCTTTAAGCAACGCTTGCAGGAGTTGGGCATTACTGTTGAAGCTGAAGCAGACTTGAATGAGGCATTCACACGCTTTAAAGCTTTGGCTGACCAAAAATCCGAAATTTTTGACGAAGACATCATTGCCATCATGTCAGACTCAGCAGCGGCTGAAGAGGGCGAGCACTACAAATTTATTTCATTAAGTCAGCATTCCGAAACTGGGGAGCGCCCTAAGTCACGTGTGACTTTCCGCATGGGTGATAAAGAAATCAGCTCAGAAGCTGAGGGCAATGGCCCAGTTGATGCCAGTTTGAACGCAATCGAAGGTATTGCCAAAAGCGGGGCAGAGCAATTGCTGTATTCCGTAAACGCAATTACTTCAGGCACACAGTCTCAGGGTGAAGTAACTGTCCGATTGGCCAAAGGGGGGCGCATTGTGAATGGTGTTGGTACCGATCCAGACATCATTGCAGCTTCTGCCAAGGCCTATTTATCGGCCTTAAATAAGCTTCATGACCCCAGCCAGGCCAAGTTAAATGCCCAAATGACCCCTTAA
- a CDS encoding acetolactate synthase 3 catalytic subunit, translating to MNTSSAEFLATKANKDSTNTNNDAAPPEMIGAEMLVHALHKEGVEFVWGYPGGSVLFIYDEIFKQDKFEHILVRHEQAAVHAADGYARATGKVGVALVTSGPGVTNAVTGIATAYTDSIPMVIISGNVPTYAIGEDAFQEADTVGITRPVVKHNFLVKDVKDLPLVLKKAFHIAQTGRPGPVLIDIPKDVSAAKGAFVYPETLEMRSYNPVVKGHSGQIRKAVALLQEAERPYIYTGGGVILSDAAPELKEFADLLGYPVTNTLMGLGGFPGTSPQFLGMLGMHGTYEANMAMQHSDVLIAIGARFDDRVIGNTAHFASHPRKIIHIDIDPSVISKRVKVDVPIVGNLKEVLVEMTAQLKAAGPRKNGDKVAAWWDQINEWRKKDCLKYDEASQIVKPQYVVQKLWELTGGDAFICSDVGQHQMWAAQFYKFDKPRRWINSGGLGTMGVGLPYAMGIKKAFPEKDVFTITGEGSIQMCIQELSTCKQYDTPVKIVSLNNRYLGMVRQWQELTYNKRYSSSYMDSLPDFVKLAEAYGHVGMRIEKKSDVEGALKEAIRLKDRTVFMDFQTDPEENVWPMVQAGKGITEMLLGSEDL from the coding sequence ATGAATACAAGCAGCGCCGAATTTTTAGCTACTAAAGCTAATAAAGACTCAACAAATACAAATAATGATGCAGCGCCTCCAGAAATGATTGGCGCAGAGATGCTCGTGCATGCATTACACAAAGAGGGTGTTGAATTCGTTTGGGGTTACCCAGGCGGCTCCGTTCTCTTTATCTATGACGAAATTTTTAAGCAGGACAAGTTTGAACATATTCTTGTTCGCCATGAGCAAGCAGCGGTTCACGCTGCAGATGGCTATGCGCGCGCAACCGGTAAGGTTGGTGTTGCCCTGGTGACCTCTGGTCCCGGTGTAACTAATGCCGTTACTGGCATTGCGACTGCTTACACAGACTCCATTCCAATGGTGATCATCAGCGGCAACGTACCAACATACGCTATTGGTGAAGATGCTTTCCAAGAAGCAGATACCGTTGGCATTACACGCCCAGTTGTGAAGCACAACTTCCTCGTGAAAGACGTTAAAGATCTTCCATTGGTTTTGAAGAAGGCTTTCCACATTGCACAGACAGGTCGCCCTGGTCCCGTGTTGATTGATATTCCTAAAGACGTATCTGCGGCCAAAGGCGCATTTGTTTACCCAGAGACTCTGGAAATGCGTTCCTATAACCCTGTAGTTAAGGGTCATAGCGGTCAGATTCGTAAGGCAGTTGCTTTATTGCAAGAGGCAGAGCGCCCATACATCTATACGGGTGGTGGTGTGATTTTGTCTGATGCAGCGCCTGAGCTAAAAGAGTTCGCAGACTTGCTCGGCTATCCAGTAACTAACACTCTGATGGGTTTAGGTGGATTCCCAGGAACAAGCCCACAGTTTTTGGGTATGCTCGGTATGCACGGTACCTATGAAGCCAATATGGCAATGCAGCACAGTGATGTGTTGATTGCTATCGGCGCGCGTTTTGATGATCGCGTAATCGGTAACACTGCACACTTTGCAAGTCACCCACGCAAGATTATTCACATTGACATTGATCCTTCCGTTATTTCTAAACGCGTTAAGGTAGACGTTCCAATCGTAGGTAATCTCAAAGAAGTTTTGGTGGAGATGACTGCTCAGCTTAAAGCTGCTGGCCCACGCAAGAATGGCGATAAAGTTGCCGCCTGGTGGGACCAGATTAATGAGTGGCGCAAAAAAGATTGCCTGAAATACGACGAAGCTTCTCAAATTGTGAAGCCGCAGTACGTTGTTCAAAAGTTGTGGGAGCTCACCGGCGGTGATGCTTTCATTTGCTCTGACGTAGGTCAGCATCAAATGTGGGCTGCACAGTTCTACAAGTTTGATAAACCACGTCGTTGGATTAACTCTGGTGGTCTTGGTACCATGGGCGTTGGCTTGCCATACGCCATGGGCATCAAGAAGGCTTTCCCTGAGAAAGATGTTTTCACTATTACTGGTGAAGGCTCTATCCAGATGTGTATTCAAGAGCTATCTACTTGTAAGCAATACGACACACCGGTAAAAATCGTGTCATTGAACAACCGTTACCTCGGAATGGTTCGTCAGTGGCAAGAGCTTACCTATAACAAGCGTTATTCCAGCTCCTACATGGATTCATTGCCAGACTTTGTGAAGTTGGCTGAGGCCTATGGTCACGTTGGTATGCGTATTGAAAAGAAATCTGATGTTGAGGGCGCCCTTAAAGAAGCAATTCGCTTAAAGGATCGCACCGTATTCATGGATTTCCAGACCGACCCAGAAGAAAACGTTTGGCCAATGGTTCAAGCGGGCAAGGGTATTACTGAAATGCTTTTGGGTAGCGAGGATCTCTAA
- the pnp gene encoding polyribonucleotide nucleotidyltransferase — translation MTMFKKAVKSFQWGNHQVTMETGEIARQSGGAVIVNVDDTVVMGTVVASKSAKPGQSFFPLTVDYLEKTYAAGKIPGGFFRREGRPSEGETLISRLIDRPLRPLFPEGFLNEVQVVVHVLSINPDVPSDIPALIAASAALAISGIPFAGPVGAARVGYANGQYLLNPTRTEQATSELDLIVAGTQAAVLMVESEANQLSEEVMLGAVVYGHDQMQTAINAINDLVREAGKPEWDWTAAPKDEPFIAKVTALAEAPLREAYQIRQKGARSDKLKEISKEVMAKLSEEGDVDAVAVSDIMFEIEAKIVRSQILNGEPRIDGRDTRTVRPIEIRNGVLPRTHGSALFTRGETQALVVATLGTARDEQIIDALEGEYRDRFMFHYNMPPFATGETGRVGSPKRREIGHGRLAKRALIPVLPSPEDFAYSIRVVSEITESNGSSSMASVCGGCLAMMDAGVPVKAHVAGVAMGLILDGNRFAVLTDILGDEDHLGDMDFKVAGTANGITALQMDIKVQGITKEIMQVALAQAKEGRLHILSKMQEAMGSVRTELSAHAPRMVSFKIHPDKIREVIGKGGATIQALTKETGCSIDIKDDGTVTIASTSAEGMAEAKARIEGITAEAEVGKIYEGPVVKLLEFGALVNILPGKDGLLHISEISNERVKEVKDYLAEGQVVRVKLLAADERGRLRLSLKAAMADEGGTIAPLAGAAEVVAEAAPTNESA, via the coding sequence ATGACTATGTTTAAAAAAGCAGTAAAAAGTTTTCAATGGGGTAACCACCAAGTAACAATGGAAACAGGCGAGATCGCTCGTCAATCTGGCGGTGCCGTAATCGTTAACGTGGATGACACAGTAGTAATGGGCACAGTTGTTGCCTCTAAGTCTGCAAAGCCAGGCCAATCCTTTTTCCCATTGACTGTTGATTACCTAGAAAAGACTTACGCTGCAGGCAAGATCCCTGGTGGCTTCTTCCGTCGCGAAGGCCGTCCATCTGAAGGCGAGACATTGATCTCCCGTTTGATCGACCGTCCATTACGTCCTTTGTTCCCAGAAGGCTTCTTGAATGAAGTTCAGGTTGTTGTTCATGTGTTGTCCATCAACCCTGATGTTCCTTCTGATATTCCTGCATTGATTGCTGCTTCAGCAGCTTTGGCAATTTCAGGCATCCCATTTGCTGGCCCTGTTGGTGCGGCACGTGTTGGCTACGCTAACGGCCAGTACCTTTTGAACCCAACTCGTACAGAACAAGCTACTAGCGAACTCGATTTGATCGTTGCTGGTACACAAGCGGCTGTATTGATGGTTGAGTCAGAAGCAAATCAATTATCTGAAGAAGTAATGTTGGGCGCAGTTGTATATGGTCACGACCAAATGCAAACAGCGATCAACGCAATTAATGATTTAGTGCGTGAAGCTGGCAAACCTGAATGGGATTGGACTGCTGCCCCTAAAGACGAGCCATTTATCGCTAAGGTAACTGCATTGGCTGAAGCGCCATTGCGTGAGGCTTATCAGATTCGTCAAAAGGGCGCTCGTTCAGACAAGCTCAAAGAAATTTCTAAAGAAGTAATGGCTAAGTTATCTGAAGAAGGTGACGTTGATGCTGTTGCTGTTAGCGACATTATGTTTGAAATCGAAGCGAAGATTGTTCGTAGCCAGATTTTGAACGGCGAGCCACGTATTGATGGACGCGATACACGCACTGTTCGTCCAATCGAAATTCGTAACGGCGTATTGCCACGTACACACGGTTCTGCATTGTTTACTCGTGGTGAAACACAGGCTCTCGTAGTAGCTACCTTAGGTACTGCACGTGACGAGCAAATCATTGATGCGCTCGAAGGTGAGTACCGCGATCGTTTCATGTTCCACTACAACATGCCTCCGTTTGCCACTGGTGAAACTGGCCGTGTAGGCAGCCCAAAGCGTCGTGAAATTGGTCACGGCCGTTTGGCTAAGCGCGCATTGATTCCAGTGTTGCCAAGCCCAGAAGATTTCGCATATAGCATCCGTGTTGTTTCAGAAATTACTGAGTCCAATGGTTCATCTTCAATGGCTTCTGTTTGCGGTGGCTGTTTGGCGATGATGGATGCTGGTGTTCCAGTTAAAGCTCACGTTGCTGGTGTTGCAATGGGCTTGATCCTTGATGGCAACCGTTTTGCTGTGTTGACCGATATCTTGGGTGATGAAGATCACTTAGGTGATATGGACTTTAAGGTAGCGGGTACTGCAAATGGTATTACTGCTCTCCAGATGGACATTAAAGTTCAAGGTATCACTAAAGAAATTATGCAAGTAGCTTTGGCGCAAGCTAAAGAAGGTCGTTTGCATATCTTGAGCAAAATGCAAGAAGCGATGGGTTCAGTTCGCACTGAATTGTCAGCACATGCTCCACGTATGGTTTCTTTCAAGATTCATCCAGACAAGATTCGTGAAGTAATCGGTAAGGGCGGCGCAACAATTCAAGCGTTGACTAAAGAAACTGGTTGCAGCATCGACATCAAAGATGACGGTACAGTAACAATTGCTTCTACTTCTGCCGAAGGTATGGCTGAAGCTAAAGCGCGCATCGAAGGTATCACTGCTGAAGCTGAAGTAGGCAAGATCTACGAAGGCCCAGTTGTGAAGTTGCTCGAATTCGGCGCATTGGTAAACATTCTTCCAGGTAAAGATGGCCTCTTGCACATCTCAGAAATTTCAAATGAGCGCGTAAAAGAAGTTAAGGATTATTTGGCGGAAGGTCAAGTGGTTCGCGTGAAGTTGTTAGCTGCTGATGAGCGTGGTCGTTTGCGTCTATCGCTCAAAGCTGCAATGGCTGATGAGGGTGGCACGATCGCTCCTTTGGCTGGCGCTGCTGAAGTTGTGGCAGAAGCTGCTCCAACCAACGAATCAGCTTAA
- the rpsO gene encoding 30S ribosomal protein S15 — MAVADIKTAEIVKENARSANDTGSPEVQVSLLTARINELTPHFKANAKDHHSRRGLLKMVSRRRRLLDYLKGKDLDRYRALIEKLGLRK, encoded by the coding sequence ATGGCAGTTGCTGATATCAAAACGGCGGAAATCGTCAAAGAAAACGCGCGCAGCGCAAACGATACGGGTAGCCCTGAAGTTCAAGTTTCATTGCTAACAGCCCGCATCAATGAATTAACCCCCCATTTCAAGGCTAACGCTAAAGACCATCACAGCCGTCGCGGTTTGTTGAAGATGGTTTCACGTCGCCGTCGCCTCTTGGATTACCTCAAAGGCAAAGATCTGGATCGCTATCGCGCATTGATTGAGAAATTAGGTCTCCGTAAGTAA
- a CDS encoding RNA polymerase sigma factor, with the protein MASAQELSDFLSSVEQRAFKQAVYAVRDDDAALDIVQDAMIKLAEKYGDRPAAELPLVFTRILQNRIHDWFRRQKVRNTWVTLFSNMGKKADENDDFDPLESLSAPDDSEIHQDGAQKLEQSQLLQALESEISKLPVRQREAFLMRYWDELSITETAKAMSCSEGSVKTHCSRATQTLAKALKLKGITL; encoded by the coding sequence ATGGCATCAGCCCAAGAACTATCTGACTTTTTGAGTAGTGTCGAGCAGCGCGCTTTTAAGCAGGCTGTCTACGCCGTGCGTGATGATGACGCCGCGCTCGATATTGTTCAGGATGCCATGATCAAATTGGCCGAAAAATATGGGGACAGACCCGCCGCTGAGCTCCCACTAGTGTTCACCAGAATTCTCCAGAACCGTATTCATGACTGGTTTAGACGCCAGAAAGTCCGAAATACCTGGGTCACCCTGTTTTCAAATATGGGCAAAAAAGCCGATGAAAACGATGATTTTGACCCCCTGGAGTCACTTTCAGCCCCTGACGATAGTGAAATTCACCAAGATGGGGCCCAAAAACTAGAACAAAGCCAGCTTTTACAGGCTTTGGAGTCAGAAATATCTAAATTACCTGTACGTCAACGAGAAGCCTTCCTGATGCGTTATTGGGATGAGCTAAGCATTACGGAAACCGCTAAAGCCATGAGTTGCAGTGAAGGAAGTGTAAAAACTCATTGTTCTAGAGCCACCCAAACCCTAGCTAAAGCATTGAAATTAAAAGGAATTACGCTGTGA
- a CDS encoding phosphatidylserine decarboxylase, translated as MMYPHPIIAKEGWPYLALVGAVTLLVHYLGGIAWSWPLWIIFIFVLQFFRDPQRIPALGRDLVLSPADGRIVVVEKANDPYAGREALKISVFMNVFNVHSNRSAVNGLVKEVQYFPGKFVNADLDKASTENERNAVVIDANGQTVTLVQVAGLIARRILCYIHVGDRLKAGERYGFIRFGSRVDVYLPLTAEPLVSVGDKVFATNTALARVPGLD; from the coding sequence ATGATGTATCCACACCCCATTATTGCGAAAGAAGGTTGGCCGTATTTAGCTCTGGTGGGGGCAGTGACTTTACTAGTCCACTATTTGGGTGGCATTGCATGGTCATGGCCTTTGTGGATCATCTTTATCTTTGTTCTGCAGTTCTTCCGTGATCCACAGCGTATTCCTGCTCTGGGCCGCGATTTGGTTTTATCTCCGGCAGATGGTCGAATTGTTGTGGTTGAAAAAGCCAACGATCCGTATGCTGGTCGTGAAGCGCTCAAGATCAGCGTATTCATGAACGTCTTTAATGTGCACTCGAACCGCAGCGCAGTGAATGGCTTGGTTAAAGAGGTGCAGTATTTCCCTGGTAAGTTTGTTAATGCGGATTTAGACAAGGCATCTACCGAGAATGAGCGTAACGCAGTTGTGATTGATGCTAACGGTCAAACCGTGACCTTGGTTCAAGTGGCTGGCTTAATTGCCCGTCGCATTCTTTGCTATATCCACGTTGGCGACCGCCTCAAAGCAGGTGAGCGCTATGGATTTATTCGTTTTGGTTCACGGGTGGATGTGTATTTACCCCTAACTGCTGAGCCTTTGGTCAGTGTTGGGGATAAAGTGTTTGCAACCAATACCGCTTTGGCACGTGTGCCTGGCTTAGATTGA
- a CDS encoding DUF3619 family protein, producing the protein MKDFDKQLTDAQADQFGRTSAALLSQGAHKLPANIRDRLHAARMKALSVRKPEKALVRKPIFAGSSGTWTSGSNGVWDTVGWVAPLVVLVFGLIGIAQWQDDSRINDIAEVDAALLSDDVPPDAYADSGFMAFLKNGPLSDSGDSATDSALSK; encoded by the coding sequence GTGAAAGACTTTGATAAGCAACTAACCGACGCCCAGGCCGATCAATTTGGCCGGACCAGTGCCGCCCTGCTTTCTCAAGGCGCTCACAAGCTGCCAGCAAATATTAGAGATCGACTTCATGCAGCTCGCATGAAAGCCCTCTCTGTTAGAAAGCCTGAAAAAGCCCTGGTTCGCAAACCAATTTTTGCAGGATCTAGCGGCACTTGGACTTCTGGCTCTAATGGCGTTTGGGATACCGTTGGTTGGGTAGCCCCATTAGTGGTTTTGGTTTTTGGCCTTATTGGCATCGCTCAGTGGCAAGATGATTCCCGTATTAACGATATCGCTGAAGTGGATGCGGCATTGTTATCGGATGACGTTCCACCAGATGCCTATGCTGATAGCGGATTTATGGCCTTCCTAAAAAATGGTCCTCTATCCGATTCTGGCGATAGTGCTACTGACTCTGCGCTCAGCAAGTAA
- a CDS encoding DUF3106 domain-containing protein, producing MLAQKRTYTASLLVLLATACFALNISSALGQSSPPHGKATAIPEKKPDGTWDSLKPAQQKILAPLEDDWDYMLPDSRKKWMQVANIYPKMSAQDQERLQSRMTGWSNLSQKERRISRENYLSSLKFPAEKKAEAWSAYQKLSDEQKKKLAETESKKKPSATNAPTLQQHPISSKATLPPAAATVPSAPAPAENSGSTAESGSSSN from the coding sequence ATGCTTGCGCAAAAACGTACATATACAGCAAGTTTATTGGTGCTACTTGCTACGGCATGTTTTGCACTCAATATTTCTTCAGCCCTTGGACAGTCATCGCCGCCGCACGGCAAAGCTACTGCCATTCCTGAAAAGAAACCGGATGGCACATGGGATAGCCTAAAGCCCGCTCAACAAAAGATTCTTGCTCCGCTTGAAGATGATTGGGACTACATGCTCCCCGATAGCCGCAAGAAATGGATGCAGGTTGCTAATATTTATCCCAAGATGAGCGCTCAAGATCAAGAGCGTCTGCAGTCAAGAATGACTGGATGGTCAAACCTTTCACAAAAAGAACGTCGCATTTCCCGTGAAAATTATTTAAGCAGTCTCAAGTTCCCGGCCGAGAAAAAGGCTGAAGCTTGGAGTGCCTACCAAAAGCTCAGCGATGAGCAAAAAAAGAAGTTAGCTGAAACTGAATCAAAGAAAAAGCCTAGCGCTACAAATGCTCCAACCCTTCAGCAACATCCTATCTCTTCAAAAGCGACCTTACCGCCAGCAGCAGCAACCGTACCAAGCGCGCCAGCACCTGCCGAGAATTCAGGATCTACTGCTGAATCTGGCTCTAGCAGCAATTAA
- the pssA gene encoding CDP-diacylglycerol--serine O-phosphatidyltransferase, which yields MTTFRRRGRLDRSRLSRHRVDRNHDDWVEELGDGVDYEVEELHPQKPRLRSKGIYLLPNAFTTAALFCGFFAIVNAMNHQFEIAAIAIFASLVLDGMDGRVARMTNTQSAFGEQYDSLADMVSFGVAPALVAYEWALKDLGKWGWLAAFTYCAGAALRLARFNVNTGVVDKKFFQGLPSPAAGSLMAGFIWLADDNKIPVRDTAIPWITFFIAVYAGLTMVSNARFYSGKALDVRYRVPFGVMVLMILTFVLISSNPPLTLFGLFVVYSISGYVIWAWERLRGRRFS from the coding sequence TTGACTACATTTCGCCGTCGTGGCCGTTTAGATCGCAGTCGCCTTTCACGTCATCGCGTTGATCGCAATCATGATGACTGGGTAGAAGAGTTGGGCGATGGAGTTGATTACGAAGTAGAAGAGCTTCACCCACAAAAGCCCCGCTTAAGAAGCAAGGGCATCTATCTATTACCAAACGCATTTACTACCGCCGCATTGTTCTGCGGCTTCTTCGCTATTGTCAATGCGATGAACCATCAGTTTGAGATTGCTGCCATTGCAATTTTTGCTTCCTTGGTTCTGGATGGTATGGATGGTCGCGTTGCGCGCATGACTAATACACAAAGTGCTTTTGGCGAGCAATACGACTCTTTGGCTGACATGGTGTCATTTGGCGTGGCACCAGCTCTGGTTGCTTATGAGTGGGCCTTAAAAGATTTGGGTAAATGGGGCTGGTTGGCCGCCTTTACTTATTGCGCTGGCGCCGCCTTGCGTTTAGCTCGTTTTAACGTTAACACTGGCGTTGTTGATAAGAAATTCTTCCAAGGTTTACCAAGCCCAGCGGCAGGATCTTTGATGGCTGGTTTCATTTGGTTGGCCGATGACAATAAGATTCCGGTTCGTGATACAGCGATTCCCTGGATTACCTTCTTTATCGCGGTATATGCCGGCCTGACTATGGTTTCCAATGCTCGCTTCTATAGCGGTAAGGCCTTGGATGTACGCTATCGAGTGCCTTTTGGCGTCATGGTTCTCATGATCCTGACCTTTGTGCTGATTTCCTCTAATCCACCCTTAACCTTGTTTGGTTTGTTTGTGGTGTATTCGATTTCTGGTTATGTAATTTGGGCCTGGGAACGTCTCCGGGGTCGGCGTTTTAGCTAA